A single Chaetodon trifascialis isolate fChaTrf1 chromosome 18, fChaTrf1.hap1, whole genome shotgun sequence DNA region contains:
- the LOC139347143 gene encoding 5'-AMP-activated protein kinase subunit gamma-1-like isoform X7, with protein sequence MNGDCQVEVADGMSEQPDPDDAAEQSERDIYMRFMKCHKCYDIIPTSSKLVVFDTTLQVKKAFFALVANGVRAAPLWESKKQSFVGMLTITDFINILTRYYKSPMVQIYELEEHKIETWRELYLQETFKPLVHISPDASVFEAVYSLIKNKIHRLPVIDPVSGNALYILTHKRILKFLQLFVCEMPMPAFMKQTLEELAVGTYANIAYIHPDTPLITALSVFTHRRVSALPVVDHNGKVVDIYSKFDVINLAAEKTYNNLDVTVTQALRHRSQYFEGVMKCNKLETLETIVDRIVKAEVHRLVVVDEESRIIGIVSLSDILQALVLTPAGLGRKESLPSQLTSLDSGDPETASKPGLIQETDQDQGLEPEAETETESKPEADQDQDQELEPNEETKSKAEKDKVQDQDQDHELEPRTETETGSMSEPDQDQELDTEAETGQQRETEGEGDSEVRQTESETVGQITESETGGQTTEGQAEHETGGQMAEGHTESETGGQTAERQTESETGAQTAERQTESETGGQTAERETEEEDKQTDAERQTEGETAVTETDGGVDGEEEEAGEGQREEEEEETCEGGDEEEKEAGAGEGTGEGGEEGEAE encoded by the exons ATGAACGGCGACTGTCAA GTGGAAGTTGCAGACGGCATGTCGGAGCAGCCGGACCCCGACGATGCCG ctgagCAGTCAGAGAGGGACATCTACATGCGCTTCATGAAGTGTCACAAGTGCTACGACATCATCCCCACCAGCTCCAAACTGGTGGTGTTTGACACCACgctgcag GTGAAGAAAGCGTTCTTTGCTCTGGTGGCAAATGGAGTGAGAGCTGCTCCACTGTGGGAGAGCAAGAAGCAGAGCTTTGTGG gaaTGTTGACGATCACAGACTTCATCAACATCCTGACCAGATACTACAAATCTCccatg GTCCAGATCTACGAGCTGGAGGAGCATAAGATCGAGACGTGGAGAg AACTGTACCTGCAGGAGACCTTCAAGCCTCTGGTCCACATCTCACCTGATGCCag TGTATTCGAGGCGGTGTACTCGTTGATAAAGAATAAGATCCATCGTCTTCCCGTCATTGACCCGGTCAGTGGGAACGCTCTCTACATCCTGACTCACAAGAGGATCCTGAagttcctgcagctgttt gtgtgtgagATGCCCATGCCGGCCTTCATGAAGCAGACTCTGGAGGAGCTGGCCGTGGGGACGTACGCCAACATCGCCTACATCCACCCTGACACGCCGCTCATCACCGCGCTGTCCGTCTTCACGCACCGCCGTGTCTCCGCGCTGCCCGTCGTCGACCACAATG gtaaaGTGGTGGACATCTACTCCAAGTTTGACGTGATC aacCTGGCAGCAGAGAAGACGTACAACAACCTGGACGTGACGGTGACGCAGGCGCTCAGACACAGGTCGCAGTACTTCGAAGGAGTCATGAAGTGCAACAAGCTGGAAACGCTGGAGACCATCGTGGACCGCATCGTGAAGGCCGAG gTTCACAGGCTGGTTGTCGTTGACGAAGAGTCTCGTATCATCGGCatcgtctctctgtctgacatcCTGCAGGCGCTGGTCCTGACCCccgcag gtcTGGGGAGGAAGGAGTCTCTCCCCTCTCAGCTGACAAGTTTGGACTCAGGAGATCCAGAGACAGCATCTAAACCAGGACTAATTCAGGAAACCGACCAGGACCAAGGACTGGAGcctgaggcagagacagagacagagagtaaaCCTGAAGCAGATCAAGACCAGGACCAGGAACTGGAGCCTAATGAAGAGACAAAGAGTAAAGCTGAAAAAGATAAAGTCCAGGACCAGGATCAGGACCATGAACTGGAGCCtagaacagagacagagacaggaagtatGTCTGAACCAGATCAGGACCAGGAACTGGATACAGAAGCAGAGACAggccagcagagggagacagagggagaaggagacagtgaggtgaggcagacagagagtgagacagttggacaaataacagaaagtgagacaggtggacagacaacagagggacaggcagagcatgagacaggtggacagatggCAGAGGGACATACAGAAAGTGAGACAGGTgggcagacagcagagagacagacagagagtgagacag gtgcacagacagctgagagacagacagagagtgagacgggtggacagacagctgaaagagagacagaggaggaggacaaacagacagacgctgagagacagacggaaGGGGagacagcagtgacagagacagatggaggagtggacggagaagaggaggaggcgggtgaaggacagagggaggaggaggaggaggagacttgtgaaggaggtgatgaggaagagaaggaggcaggAGCAGGGGAGGGGACAggtgaaggaggggaggagggggaagcgGAGTGA
- the LOC139347143 gene encoding uncharacterized protein isoform X5, which translates to MAMKRLSSLMVRKWKEKERWTGRRRSEPYGGGEEEEEERQTDRRDRHMHRHMLRRKSEPCGHTEEDEKMEEKKSESSRKKERRKSESSLQEEDRKDGKRTETGRGQERRKSASWIMVEDRAGGQMDRRQKEADRWTLRQRSEPCGTLYVQLPPLSNRKKRELLQRRMGRRMSCSEEGGGQMDRRDGDEFRQMTRGRSEPVGPLDNTHSLSSPPPPPPPPRQEEVSVFRLETYLTEPRRPETRRLRSFSSPPDTGQRSSSSCFQVPPVAPPLPVRRLVEVADGMSEQPDPDDAAEQSERDIYMRFMKCHKCYDIIPTSSKLVVFDTTLQVKKAFFALVANGVRAAPLWESKKQSFVGMLTITDFINILTRYYKSPMVQIYELEEHKIETWRELYLQETFKPLVHISPDASVFEAVYSLIKNKIHRLPVIDPVSGNALYILTHKRILKFLQLFVCEMPMPAFMKQTLEELAVGTYANIAYIHPDTPLITALSVFTHRRVSALPVVDHNGKVVDIYSKFDVINLAAEKTYNNLDVTVTQALRHRSQYFEGVMKCNKLETLETIVDRIVKAEVHRLVVVDEESRIIGIVSLSDILQALVLTPAGLGRKESLPSQLTSLDSGDPETASKPGLIQETDQDQGLEPEAETETESKPEADQDQDQELEPNEETKSKAEKDKVQDQDQDHELEPRTETETGSMSEPDQDQELDTEAETGQQRETEGEGDSETAERQTESETGAQTAERQTESETGGQTAERQTESETGAQTAERQTESETGGQTAERETEEEDKQTDAERQTEGETAVTETDGGVDGEEEEAGEGQREEEEEET; encoded by the exons ATGGCGATGAAGCGTCTGAGCAGCCTGATGGTGAGGAAgtggaaggagaaggagagatggacggggaggaggaggagtgaaccatatggaggaggagaagaggaggaggaggagaggcagacagacaggagagacagacacatgcacagacatatGTTGAGGAGGAAGTCTGAACCCTGTGGACACACGGAGGAAGAcgaaaagatggaggagaagaagagtgagagcagcagaaagaaagaacgcAGGAAGTCTGAATCcagcctgcaggaggaggacaggaaagatgggaagaggacagagacaggcagagggcaaGAAAGGAGGAAGTCTGCATCATGGATCATggtggaggacagagcaggaggacagatggacaggaggcagaaggaggcagacagatggacactgCGGCAGCGGTCTGAGCCCTGCGGGACCCTGTACGTCCAACTGCCTCCTCTGTCcaacaggaagaagagggagctgctgcagaggcgGATGGGACGCAGGATGTCCTGCAGCGAGGAGGGAggcggacagatggacaggagGGACGGGGACGAGTTCAGACAGATGACCAGAGGGAGGTCAGAACCCGTCGGCCCTCTGGACAACA cacACAGTCtatcctcccctcctcctccccctcccccccctcGTCAGGAGGAGGTGAGTGTTTTCCGTCTGGAGACGTACTTGACGGAGCCGAGGCGTCCGGAGACCAGGAGGCTGCGCTCCTTCTCCTCACCTCCAGACACCGGACagcgctcctcctcctcgtgcTTCCAGGTTCCTCCTGtggctcctcctcttcctgtcaggaGGCTG GTGGAAGTTGCAGACGGCATGTCGGAGCAGCCGGACCCCGACGATGCCG ctgagCAGTCAGAGAGGGACATCTACATGCGCTTCATGAAGTGTCACAAGTGCTACGACATCATCCCCACCAGCTCCAAACTGGTGGTGTTTGACACCACgctgcag GTGAAGAAAGCGTTCTTTGCTCTGGTGGCAAATGGAGTGAGAGCTGCTCCACTGTGGGAGAGCAAGAAGCAGAGCTTTGTGG gaaTGTTGACGATCACAGACTTCATCAACATCCTGACCAGATACTACAAATCTCccatg GTCCAGATCTACGAGCTGGAGGAGCATAAGATCGAGACGTGGAGAg AACTGTACCTGCAGGAGACCTTCAAGCCTCTGGTCCACATCTCACCTGATGCCag TGTATTCGAGGCGGTGTACTCGTTGATAAAGAATAAGATCCATCGTCTTCCCGTCATTGACCCGGTCAGTGGGAACGCTCTCTACATCCTGACTCACAAGAGGATCCTGAagttcctgcagctgttt gtgtgtgagATGCCCATGCCGGCCTTCATGAAGCAGACTCTGGAGGAGCTGGCCGTGGGGACGTACGCCAACATCGCCTACATCCACCCTGACACGCCGCTCATCACCGCGCTGTCCGTCTTCACGCACCGCCGTGTCTCCGCGCTGCCCGTCGTCGACCACAATG gtaaaGTGGTGGACATCTACTCCAAGTTTGACGTGATC aacCTGGCAGCAGAGAAGACGTACAACAACCTGGACGTGACGGTGACGCAGGCGCTCAGACACAGGTCGCAGTACTTCGAAGGAGTCATGAAGTGCAACAAGCTGGAAACGCTGGAGACCATCGTGGACCGCATCGTGAAGGCCGAG gTTCACAGGCTGGTTGTCGTTGACGAAGAGTCTCGTATCATCGGCatcgtctctctgtctgacatcCTGCAGGCGCTGGTCCTGACCCccgcag gtcTGGGGAGGAAGGAGTCTCTCCCCTCTCAGCTGACAAGTTTGGACTCAGGAGATCCAGAGACAGCATCTAAACCAGGACTAATTCAGGAAACCGACCAGGACCAAGGACTGGAGcctgaggcagagacagagacagagagtaaaCCTGAAGCAGATCAAGACCAGGACCAGGAACTGGAGCCTAATGAAGAGACAAAGAGTAAAGCTGAAAAAGATAAAGTCCAGGACCAGGATCAGGACCATGAACTGGAGCCtagaacagagacagagacaggaagtatGTCTGAACCAGATCAGGACCAGGAACTGGATACAGAAGCAGAGACAggccagcagagggagacagagggagaaggagacagtgag acagcagagagacagacagagagtgagacaggtgcacagacagctgagagacagacagaaagtgagacaggtggacagacagctgagagacagacagagagtgagacaggtgcacagacagctgagagacagacagagagtgagacgggtggacagacagctgaaagagagacagaggaggaggacaaacagacagacgctgagagacagacggaaGGGGagacagcagtgacagagacagatggaggagtggacggagaagaggaggaggcgggtgaaggacagagggaggaggaggaggaggagactt ga